The Oreochromis niloticus isolate F11D_XX linkage group LG2, O_niloticus_UMD_NMBU, whole genome shotgun sequence genome includes a region encoding these proteins:
- the mapk9 gene encoding mitogen-activated protein kinase 9 isoform X3: protein MSEAEGQFYSVQVVDSTFTVLKRYQQLRPIGSGAQGIVCSALDTVLSIPVAVKKLCRPFQNQTHAKRAYRELVLLKCVNHKNIIRLINVFTPQKSLEEFQDLYLVMELMDASLCQVIHMDLDHERMSYLLYQILCGIRHLHSAGIIHRDLKPSNIVVKSDCTLKILDFGLARTACTNFMMTPYVVTRYYRAPEVILGMKYKENVDIWSVGCIMGEMVKGSVIFQGTDHIDQWNKVIEILGTPSLEFMNRLMETVRNYVMNKPQYPGVSFGELFPDWAFPSESEHDKLKTSQARDLLSKMLVIDPECRISVEEALNHPYIHVWYDPAEADAPPPQISDKQLEEREHTIEQWKELIYEEVIDWEERNKNGLMKEDCSEHTLASDTDSSSIDTLTGPLDENH, encoded by the exons CTCTGCTCTAGATACGGTCCTCAGTATACCAGTGGCAGTGAAAAAGCTGTGTCGGCCCTTTCAGAACCAGACCCATGCTAAGCGTGCCTACAGGGAGCTGGTGCTGCTCAAATGTGTCAACCACAAAAAT ATCATCCGTCTGATCAATGTATTCACGCCTCAGAAGTCCCTGGAGGAATTTCAGGATCT GTATCTGGTGATGGAGCTAATGGATGCCAGCCTATGCCAGGTGATCCATATGGACCTAGACCACGAGAGGATGTCCTACCTGCTATACCAGATCCTTTGTGGCATCAGGCACCTGCACTCTGCTGGCATAATCCACAGG gatctgaagccCAGTAACATTGTGGTTAAGTCAGATTGCACACTAAAGATCTTAGACTTTGGCCTAGCTAGGACAGCCTGCACTAATTTTATGATGACCCCGTACGTGGTGACCAGATATTACCGTGCCCCGGAGGTCATTCTCGGCATGAAGTACAAGGAAAATG TGGACATCTGGTCAGTGGGGTGTATCATGGGAGAGATGGTAAAGGGCAGCGTCATCTTCCAGGGCACTGATC ACATCGACCAGTGGAATAAGGTGATTGAGATTCTGGGCACACCCAGTCTCGAGTTTATGAACCGACTGATGGAGACAGTGAGGAACTATGTGATGAACAAGCCACAGTACCCTGGCGTCAGCTTTGGCGAGCTTTTCCCAGACTGGGCCTTCCCTTCTGAGTCAGAACATGACAAATTGAAGA CAAGTCAAGCACGGGATTTGCTTTCCAAAATGCTGGTCATTGATCCCGAGTGCCGCATATCTGTAGAAGAAGCTCTTAATCACCCCTACATTCACGTGTGGTACGACCCGGCAGAGGCCGACGCG CCTCCTCCCCAGATTTCTGACAAGCAGCtggaagagagagagcacaCTATTGAGCAGTGGAAAG AACTTATTTATGAAGAGGTGATTGACTGGGAGGAGAGGAACAAGAATGGTCTAATGAAAGAAGATTGCTCAG AGCACACCTTGGCCTCAgacacagacagcagcagcatcgACACACTGACAGGACCTCTGGACGAGAATCACTGA
- the mapk9 gene encoding mitogen-activated protein kinase 9 isoform X2: MSEAEGQFYSVQVVDSTFTVLKRYQQLRPIGSGAQGIVCSALDTVLSIPVAVKKLCRPFQNQTHAKRAYRELVLLKCVNHKNIIRLINVFTPQKSLEEFQDLYLVMELMDASLCQVIHMDLDHERMSYLLYQILCGIRHLHSAGIIHRDLKPSNIVVKSDCTLKILDFGLARTACTNFMMTPYVVTRYYRAPEVILGMKYKENVDLWSVGCIMAEMISHKVLFPGKDYIDQWNKVIEILGTPSLEFMNRLMETVRNYVMNKPQYPGVSFGELFPDWAFPSESEHDKLKTSQARDLLSKMLVIDPECRISVEEALNHPYIHVWYDPAEADAPPPQISDKQLEEREHTIEQWKELIYEEVIDWEERNKNGLMKEDCSDVVSGSASQSSSANDISSMSTEHTLASDTDSSSIDTLTGPLDENH; this comes from the exons CTCTGCTCTAGATACGGTCCTCAGTATACCAGTGGCAGTGAAAAAGCTGTGTCGGCCCTTTCAGAACCAGACCCATGCTAAGCGTGCCTACAGGGAGCTGGTGCTGCTCAAATGTGTCAACCACAAAAAT ATCATCCGTCTGATCAATGTATTCACGCCTCAGAAGTCCCTGGAGGAATTTCAGGATCT GTATCTGGTGATGGAGCTAATGGATGCCAGCCTATGCCAGGTGATCCATATGGACCTAGACCACGAGAGGATGTCCTACCTGCTATACCAGATCCTTTGTGGCATCAGGCACCTGCACTCTGCTGGCATAATCCACAGG gatctgaagccCAGTAACATTGTGGTTAAGTCAGATTGCACACTAAAGATCTTAGACTTTGGCCTAGCTAGGACAGCCTGCACTAATTTTATGATGACCCCGTACGTGGTGACCAGATATTACCGTGCCCCGGAGGTCATTCTCGGCATGAAGTACAAGGAAAATG TGGACCTGTGGTCAGTTGGCTGCATAATGGCTGAAATGATTTCTCACAAAGTCCTCTTTCCTGGAAAGGACT ACATCGACCAGTGGAATAAGGTGATTGAGATTCTGGGCACACCCAGTCTCGAGTTTATGAACCGACTGATGGAGACAGTGAGGAACTATGTGATGAACAAGCCACAGTACCCTGGCGTCAGCTTTGGCGAGCTTTTCCCAGACTGGGCCTTCCCTTCTGAGTCAGAACATGACAAATTGAAGA CAAGTCAAGCACGGGATTTGCTTTCCAAAATGCTGGTCATTGATCCCGAGTGCCGCATATCTGTAGAAGAAGCTCTTAATCACCCCTACATTCACGTGTGGTACGACCCGGCAGAGGCCGACGCG CCTCCTCCCCAGATTTCTGACAAGCAGCtggaagagagagagcacaCTATTGAGCAGTGGAAAG AACTTATTTATGAAGAGGTGATTGACTGGGAGGAGAGGAACAAGAATGGTCTAATGAAAGAAGATTGCTCAG ATGTGGTGTCAGGTTCGGCCTCCCAGTCCTCTTCAGCCAACGATATCTCGTCCATGTCCACAGAGCACACCTTGGCCTCAgacacagacagcagcagcatcgACACACTGACAGGACCTCTGGACGAGAATCACTGA
- the mapk9 gene encoding mitogen-activated protein kinase 9 isoform X1, with protein sequence MSEAEGQFYSVQVVDSTFTVLKRYQQLRPIGSGAQGIVCSALDTVLSIPVAVKKLCRPFQNQTHAKRAYRELVLLKCVNHKNIIRLINVFTPQKSLEEFQDLYLVMELMDASLCQVIHMDLDHERMSYLLYQILCGIRHLHSAGIIHRDLKPSNIVVKSDCTLKILDFGLARTACTNFMMTPYVVTRYYRAPEVILGMKYKENVDIWSVGCIMGEMVKGSVIFQGTDHIDQWNKVIEILGTPSLEFMNRLMETVRNYVMNKPQYPGVSFGELFPDWAFPSESEHDKLKTSQARDLLSKMLVIDPECRISVEEALNHPYIHVWYDPAEADAPPPQISDKQLEEREHTIEQWKELIYEEVIDWEERNKNGLMKEDCSDVVSGSASQSSSANDISSMSTEHTLASDTDSSSIDTLTGPLDENH encoded by the exons CTCTGCTCTAGATACGGTCCTCAGTATACCAGTGGCAGTGAAAAAGCTGTGTCGGCCCTTTCAGAACCAGACCCATGCTAAGCGTGCCTACAGGGAGCTGGTGCTGCTCAAATGTGTCAACCACAAAAAT ATCATCCGTCTGATCAATGTATTCACGCCTCAGAAGTCCCTGGAGGAATTTCAGGATCT GTATCTGGTGATGGAGCTAATGGATGCCAGCCTATGCCAGGTGATCCATATGGACCTAGACCACGAGAGGATGTCCTACCTGCTATACCAGATCCTTTGTGGCATCAGGCACCTGCACTCTGCTGGCATAATCCACAGG gatctgaagccCAGTAACATTGTGGTTAAGTCAGATTGCACACTAAAGATCTTAGACTTTGGCCTAGCTAGGACAGCCTGCACTAATTTTATGATGACCCCGTACGTGGTGACCAGATATTACCGTGCCCCGGAGGTCATTCTCGGCATGAAGTACAAGGAAAATG TGGACATCTGGTCAGTGGGGTGTATCATGGGAGAGATGGTAAAGGGCAGCGTCATCTTCCAGGGCACTGATC ACATCGACCAGTGGAATAAGGTGATTGAGATTCTGGGCACACCCAGTCTCGAGTTTATGAACCGACTGATGGAGACAGTGAGGAACTATGTGATGAACAAGCCACAGTACCCTGGCGTCAGCTTTGGCGAGCTTTTCCCAGACTGGGCCTTCCCTTCTGAGTCAGAACATGACAAATTGAAGA CAAGTCAAGCACGGGATTTGCTTTCCAAAATGCTGGTCATTGATCCCGAGTGCCGCATATCTGTAGAAGAAGCTCTTAATCACCCCTACATTCACGTGTGGTACGACCCGGCAGAGGCCGACGCG CCTCCTCCCCAGATTTCTGACAAGCAGCtggaagagagagagcacaCTATTGAGCAGTGGAAAG AACTTATTTATGAAGAGGTGATTGACTGGGAGGAGAGGAACAAGAATGGTCTAATGAAAGAAGATTGCTCAG ATGTGGTGTCAGGTTCGGCCTCCCAGTCCTCTTCAGCCAACGATATCTCGTCCATGTCCACAGAGCACACCTTGGCCTCAgacacagacagcagcagcatcgACACACTGACAGGACCTCTGGACGAGAATCACTGA